A genomic stretch from Perognathus longimembris pacificus isolate PPM17 chromosome 5, ASM2315922v1, whole genome shotgun sequence includes:
- the Usf3 gene encoding basic helix-loop-helix domain-containing protein USF3 isoform X1, which produces MPEMTEHETPTKKQHRKKNRETHNAVERHRKKKINAGINRIGELIPCSPALKQSKNMILDQAFKYITELKRQNDELLLNGGNNEQVSNIIAEEIKKLRKQLEEIQKENGRYIELLKANDICLYDDPTIHWKGNLKNSKVSVVIPSDQLQKNIIVYSNGSQPGSNSQGTAVQGIAFNVGHNLQKQTANVVPVQRTCNLVTPVSISGAYPSENKPWHQTTVSSLAANQSVPLCLPATISTQNILELSTSESESSMLGATTGSLIAVSVGPEPHQLRSLQTCVNEKNTAENNNGQESPKLLKKTAPCVTGIPQSSSAAATKAQAYQGPKSCQDFRGNFQNTFVVAVTSTVSSQPPSSAGHASSASMSKSTDSANTTTVVAPSAPGVGKTATPASTLSANSLDNGWTLSCSLPSSSVSTSDLKNISNSLTRISSAGNTQTTWTTLQLAGNTIQPLSQTPASTVSPVLNELGTSPTTSNHSRHVTTGINLNNSLPEDGQPAEHVVVTSPSCSSLPMQPLVAQPQMKSQPPKNILPLNSAMQVIQMAQPVGSAVNAAPANQNVIILQPPSTTPCPTVMRAEVPNQTVGQQIVIIQAANQNPLPLLSAPPTASVRLPVNGASTLIGSHNSVQNVSTPQTFGGKHLVHILPRPSSLSTCNSTQTFSVTVSNQQQPQTISLNGQLFALQPVMSSSGTTNQTPMQIIQPTTSEDPNTNVALNTFGALASLNQSISQMAGQSCVQLSISQPANLQTAANSQSTPANCVSLTTTIAPPLTTENSAPLSSTYSLVTASSMNNTVTCSPPATKSKRLSKKPGAKKHIAANKLACPSNPGRDVGKLDCPSTEGPRESSSSDGLLESLPVVLPSLTMSQANTGSVSASHSLNILNSESVIPESVSKSKSAEESSLPSQESEASEHFAVAPAKSKDSTLALPQETSQDKAPISVALSDATKSSASGSVPIPSPNNAQSLVSQVSGLSSTSSSTSTECVSEVEILTEPCRAQQESPDTVQTASLFKGQGLTTLLSDLAKEKNPQKSSLSVQMDHSDFSSENSKVVDPSVDSQSKQELLLINSDDRDPPQHHPCLPDQEVINGSLLTSRQADSPMSTSSGSSRSFSVASMLPETAREDVTSATTNTCESCTFAEQTDIVALAARAIFDQENIEKGRVGIQADIREVTSKPSETSSLEGDQPFKSQMPRENDTGQTEATPSEFNSQDSIEVTVDRPLEKPSCSVGIKTSNASLQVSASQPPSLTSLSVNNLIHQNNISHPMVSCSGLAQTSEQAPVPVTVNPTVSSSSYGSQPPGPSLITEYSQEQLSTMTTAIPNSQTQESLLKPSHESRKDSAKRTVQEDLLLSSAKRQKHCQPVPLRLESMPLMSRTPDSISDQTQMMVSQIPPNSSNSVVPVSNPAAHGDGLKRLFPPGNNFVAPTLRQSEVQCSSQPSVAEQQQQQQQTQTNPHLQALQQHVPAQGVSHLHSNHLYIKQQQQAGQLRERHHLYQLQHHVPHAESAVHSQPHSVHQQRTLQQEVQMQKKRNLVQGTQASQLSLQPKHHGTEQSRPKSGQPHPHHQQIQQQMQQHFGNSQPEKSCENPSTSRNHHSHPQNHLNQDIMHQQQDVGSRQQGSGVSSDHVSGHNPMQRLLPSRGLEQQMVSQPSIVTRPSDMTCTPHRPERNRVSSYSAEALIGKTSSNSEQRMGISIQGSRVSDQLEMRSYLDVPRNKSIAIHNMQGRMDHPVASDIRLSECQTFKPSGASQQPQSNFEVQSSRNNEIGNPVSSLRSMQSQAFRISQNTGPPPIDRQKRLPYPPVQSIPPGNALPPRDSENPCHQSFMQSLLAPHLGDQIIGSQRSLSEHPRNTQCGPSSAIEYSCPPTHESVHIRRESESQNRESCDMSLGAMNTRNGTLSIPFSSSSSSGEIQGRNTSPNVSVQKSNPMRITDSHGTKGHMNPPVTTNMHGVARPALPHPAVSHGSAEPGPPVRQANSSVPQRSRHPLQDSSGSKIRPPERNRSGNQRHSNVFDPSLPHLPLSTSGSMILGRQQPSTEKRGSIVRFMPDSPQVPNDNSGPDQHTLSQNFGFPFIPEGSMNPPINANSSFIPQVTQPSATRTPALIPVDPQNTLSSFYPPYSPAHPPLSNDISIPYFPNQMFSNPSTEKVNSGSLNNRFGSILSPPRPVGFAQPSFPLLPDMPPMHMTNSHLSNFNMTSLFPEIATALPDGSAMSPLLTIANSSASDSSKQSSNRPAHNISHILGHDCSSAV; this is translated from the exons AGCAAGAATATGATCCTGGACCAAGCCTTTAAATATATAACAGAATTGAAAAGGCAAAACGATGAACTCCTGCTTAATGGAGGAAATAATGAACAAG tttctaatattatagctgaagaaataaaaaagctacGAAAACAACTGGAAGAAatccaaaaagaaaatggccGATATATCGAGTTGCTGAAAGCAAATGACATATGCTTATATGATGACCCCACAATCCACTGGAAAGGAAATCTTAAAAACTCAAAGGTGTCTGTTGTTATTCCATCCGACCAGCTTCAAAAAAATATCATTGTTTATTCCAACGGGAGTCAGCCTGGTTCAAACAGCCAGGGAACAGCTGTTCAAGGGATAGCCTTTAATGTTGGTCATAATTTACAAAAGCAGACTGCCAATGTGGTGCCAGTACAGAGGACTTGCAATCTTGTGACTCCCGTGTCTATTTCTGGAGCTTACCCTTCGGAAAACAAGCCATGGCATCAGACGACGGTTTCTTCATTGGCTGCCAACCAGTCTGTTCCTCTTTGTCTTCCTGCTACCATTTCCACTCAAAATATTTTGGAGCTTTCCACCTCTGAAAGTGAATCGAGTATGCTTGGTGCCACTACTGGCTCACTGATTGCTGTGTCTGTGGGGCCTGAACCTCACCAACTTCGTTCCTTGCAAACATGTGTCAATGAGAAAAACACTGCAGAAAATAACAATGGGCAAGAGAGCCCCAAATTGCTAAAGAAAACAGCCCCTTGTGTTACAGGCATTCCCCAGAGCTCCTCAGCAGCTGCCACAAAAGCCCAAGCATACCAGGGCCCCAAGTCCTGCCAGGACTTCCGAGGCAATTTTCAGAACACCTTTGTTGTTGCAGTGACTTCCACAGTCAGCTCGCAGCCTCCCAGTTCTGCAGGCCATGCTTCTTCAGCGAGCATGAGCAAGAGCACAGACTCGGCAAATACCACCACCGTGGTAGCACCATCTGCCCCTGGAGTCGGGAAGACCGCCACTCCAGCAAGCACTCTTTCTGCAAACTCCTTGGACAATGGTTGGactctttcttgttctttgccTTCTTCAAGTGTTAGCACTTCTGATTTGAAAAACATTAGTAATAGCCTTACCCGAATTTCTTCAGCTGGAAACACACAAACAACATGGACTACTTTACAATTGGCAGGAAACACAATTCAGCCCTTAAGCCAGACACCAGCATCTACTGTGTCTCCAGTATTAAATGAGCTTGGTACCAGCCCTACCACAAGCAACCACAGTAGACATGTGACTACAGGCATCAACTTAAATAATTCCCTTCCAGAAGATGGGCAGCCAGCTGAGCACGTAGTAGTAACCTCTCCTTCCTGTTCATCTTTACCTATGCAGCCACTAGTTGCCCAGCCACAaatgaaatctcagcctcccaaaaatATCCTTCCACTGAATTCAGCAATGCAAGTGATTCAGATGGCTCAGCCAGTTGGGTCAGCTGTCAATGCAGCTCCAGCAAACCAAAACGTCATCATTCTTCAGCCACCCAGCACAACGCCATGCCCAACAGTTATGAGAGCAGAAGTTCCCAACCAAACTGTAGGTCAACAGATTGTCATCATACAGGCAGCCAATCAGAATCCACTGCCACTGCTCTCTGCTCCCCCTACTGCTTCTGTTCGACTCCCTGTCAATGGAGCCAGTACTCTAATAGGGTCTCATAATTCAGTGCAAAATGTTTCAACCCCTCAGACTTTTGGAGGAAAGCACCTTGTTCACATACTACCAAGACCTTCATCTCTATCCACATGTAATTCAACACAGACTTTTTCTGTTACAGTGTCAAACCAGCAACAGCCTCAAACCATTTCTTTAAATGGACAGCTCTTTGCTTTGCAGCCTGTGATGTCTTCATCAGGAACCACAAACCAAACCCCTATGCAAATTATTCAGCCCACCACCAGCGAAGATCCAAATACCAATGTTGCCCTGAATACATTTGGTGCTTTGGCCAGCCTCAATCAAAGCATATCACAGATGGCTGGGCAGAGCTGTGTGCAACTGTCTATTAGTCAGCCTGCCAATCTTCAAACTGCTGCAAATAGTCAAAGCACCCCAGCTAACTGTGTTTCTTTAACAACAACTATAGCACCTCCCTTGACCACAGAGAATTCAGCCCCACTATCTAGTACTTATAGTCTTGTGACTGCTTCCTCCATGAACAACACTGTCACGTGTTCGCCACCTGCCACAAAGTCAAAGAGATTGAGTAAGAAGCCAGGGGCCAAGAAACACATAGCAGCTAACAAGCTGGCATGTCCCTCGAATCcaggcagagatgtgggcaaGTTAGATTGCCCCAGCACCGAAGGTCCCAGAGAATCATCATCTAGTGATGGGCTGCTGGAAAGCCTCCCTGTTGTCCTGCCATCTCTCACCATGTCCCAGGCAAATACTGGAAGTGTTTCTGCTTCACATTCCTTGAACATTCTCAATTCTGAATCAGTCATTCCTGAGTCTGTCTCCAAATCGAAGTCAGCCGAGGAGTCTAGCTTACCCTCCCAAGAATCTGAAGCTAGTGAACATTTTGCAGTGGCCCCAGCAAAATCCAAAGACTCTACCCTCGCTTTGCCACAAGAGACATCTCAGGATAAAGCACCAATTAGTGTTGCACTGTCGGATGCCACCAAGTCCTCCGCTTCAGGCAGTGTGCCGATCCCATCTCCAAATAATGCCCAGAGTTTAGTTTCTCAGGTTTCCGGTTTGTCATCCACCTCAAGCTCTACAAGTACTGAGTGTGTTTCTGAGGTAGAAATCCTCACAGAACCTTGCCGAGCCCAACAGGAGTCACCGGATACAGTGCAAACGGCAAGTCTCTTCAAGGGGCAGGGTCTAACTACGTTGCTGTCTGATCTTGCTAAAGAAAAGAACCCTCAGAAATCCTCTCTTTCAGTCCAAATGGATCATTCTGACTTTTCATCAGAAAATTCTAAGGTAGTTGATCCCAGTGTTGATTCACAGTCCAAACAGGAACTACTACTGATAAACAGTGATGATCGAGACCCACCACAGCATCATCCCTGCCTCCCTGATCAAGAGGTTATTAATGGTTCTCTGCTCACCAGCAGGCAGGCTGACTCTCCCATGTCAACCAGCTCTGGCAGCAGTCGTAGTTTCTCAGTCGCATCCATGCTTCCTGAAACAGCTAGAGAAGATGTGACCAGCGCAACAACAAATACATGTGAAAGCTGTACCTTCGCAGAGCAAACTGATATAGTAGCTCTTGCAGCAAGAGCTATTTTTGACCAGGAGAACATTGAGAAGGGAAGAGTTGGTATCCAGGCTGATATAAGGGAAGTTACTTCCAAGCCTTCTGAAACGTCATCTTTGGAGGGAGACCAGCCTTTCAAATCACAAATGCCCAGAGAGAATGACACAGGCCAGACAGAAGCAACACCAAGTGAATTTAACTCTCAAGATTCAATTGAGGTAACAGTGGATAGACCCCTGGAAAAACCAAGTTGTTCTGTAGGAATTAAAACATCAAATGCATCCTTACAAGTTTCAGCTTCCCAGCCACCAAGTCTTACCAGCTTAAGTGTGAATAATCTCATCCATCAGAACAACATCAGCCATCCTATGGTTAGCTGTTCAGGTTTAGCCCAAACTTCGGAACAAGCACCTGTTCCGGTGACAGTTAATCCGACTGTTTCATCCAGCTCCTATGGCAGCCAGCCTCCTGGACCATCTCTGATAACAGAATATTCCCAGGAACAGCTGAGTACTATGACTACTGCCATCCCAAATTCACAGACTCAAGAGTCTCTTCTGAAACCAAGTCATGAAAGCCGTAAAGATTCTGCAAAGCGCACTGTCCAAGAGGACCTTTTGCTGTCTTCAGCCAAACGCCAAAAACATTGCCAGCCAGTGCCCCTCAGGCTTGAAAGTATGCCCCTGATGAGCCGAACTCCAGACAGCATTTCTGATCAGACGCAAATGATGGTTAGTCAGATCCCTCCCAACTCTTCAAACTCAGTCGTGCCTGTTAGCAACCCAGCAGCACATGGAGATGGCCTTAAAAGATTATTTCCACCTGGTAACAACTTTGTGGCTCCTACTCTGAGGCAAAGTGAAGTTCAGTGTAGTTCTCAGCCTTCAGTTgctgagcagcagcagcagcagcagcaaactcAGACAAATCCGCATCTCCAGGCCCTCCAGCAGCATGTTCCTGCTCAAGGGGTCTCCCACCTTCACAGTAACCACCTGTAcataaaacagcagcagcaagcaGGGCAGTTAAGAGAGCGGCATCATTTGTATCAACTACAGCATCATGTACCTCATGCTGAGAGTGCTGTCCATTCTCAGCCCCACAGTGTGCACCAACAGAGAACTCTGCAGCAGGAAGTTCAAATGCAGAAAAAGAGGAATCTTGTCCAGGGCACTCAGGCCTCTCAGCTCTCCTTACAACCAAAGCACCATGGAACAGAGCAATCCAGACCCAAGAGTGGtcagccacatccccaccaccaGCAGATACAGCAACAGATGCAGCAACACTTTGGAAATTCCCAGCCAGAGAAGAGCTGTGAAAACCCTTCAACTAGCCGGAACCACCATAGCCATCCCCAGAACCATCTCAATCAAGACATTATGCATCAGCAACAGGATGTCGGAAGCAGACAGCAAGGTTCTGGGGTCTCTTCTGACCATGTATCTGGACACAATCCAATGCAGAGACTTTTGCCATCAAGGGGTTTGGAACAGCAGATGGTGTCCCAACCAAGTATTGTGACCAGACCTTCCGATATGACCTGTACTCCACACAGGCCAGAGAGAAATCGAGTTTCAAGTTATTCTGCCGAGGCACTTATTGGAAAGACATCTTCTAATTCTGAGCAGAGGATGGGTATATCAATTCAAGGCTCCAGAGTTTCAGATCAGCTTGAAATGAGAAGCTATCTTGATGTTCCCAGaaataagagcatagctattcaTAATATGCAGGGTCGCATGGACCACCCTGTCGCCTCAGATATCCGCCTTTCTGAATGTCAGACATTTAAACCAAGTGGAGCCAGTCAACAGCCCCAGAGTAATTTCGAAGTACAGTCTTCAAGAAACAATGAAATTGGTAACCCTGTATCATCACTGAGGAGTATGCAGTCCCAAGCTTTTCGAATTAGTCAGAACACTGGCCCGCCACCAATTGACCGGCAAAAGAGATTACCTTATCCACCAGTGCAGAGCATCCCCCCAGGAAATGCTCTTCCACCAAGGGACAGTGAAAACCCATGCCACCAGAGTTTCATGCAGAGTTTGCTTGCCCCTCACCTGGGCGATCAGATCATTGGAAGCCAGAGATCACTCTCAGAACATCCAAGAAATACACAATGTGGACCATCCTCCGCAATTGAATATAGCTGTCCTCCGACTCATGAAAGTGTCCATATtagaagagagagtgagagtcAGAATAGGGAAAGTTGTGACATGTCTTTAGGTGCTATGAACACCAGGAATGGCACCTTGAGTATTCCTTTTTCAAGTTCTTCTTCCTCGGGAGAGATTCAAGGTCGAAACACAAGTCCCAACGTCTCTGTACAGAAGTCCAATCCCATGAGGATTACTGACAGTCATGGAACCAAGGGCCACATGAACCCACCTGTCACCACCAACATGCACGGGGTTGCAAGGCCGGCTTTGCCACACCCAGCTGTGTCTCATGGAAGTGCTGAGCCAGGGCCTCCTGTGCGCCAGGCTAATTCTTCAGTTCCCCAGAGATCAAGACATCCCCTGCAAGACAGTAGTGGATCCAAAATCCGTCCGCCTGAAAGGAATCGTTCTGGAAACCAAAGGCACAGTAATGTCTTTGATCCAAGTCttccccatcttcctctctctactAGTGGCAGTATGATTCTTGGACGACAACAGCCTTCTACAGAGAAGAGAGGAAGTATTGTTCGTTTCATGCCTGACAGTCCCCAAGTACCTAATGATAATTCAGGTCCTGATCAACATACGCTATCACAAAATTTTGGCTTTCCCTTTATTCCGGAGGGCAGCATGAATCCACCAATAAATGCTAACTCTTCTTTCATTCCACAGGTCACTCAGCCCAGTGCCACTCGAACTCCAGCCCTCATTCCAGTAGATCCCCAAAATACTTTATCCTCCTTTTATCCTCCCTATTCTCCTGCTCATCCGCCGCTGTCCAATGATATTTCAATCCCCTATTTTCCTAATCAAATGTTCTCCAATCCTAGCACAGAGAAAGTAAACAGTGGAAGTTTAAATAATCGGTTCGGATCAATTTTATCTCCTCCTAGACCTGTTGGCTTTGCCCAACCAAGTTTTCCTCTTCTCCCGGATATGCCCCCAATGCACATGACCAACTCACACTTATCCAATTTTAATATGACATCTTTGTTTCCAGAAATAGCAACAGCTCTTCCTGATGGCTCAGCAATGTCACCTTTGCTTACAATAGCAAACTCTTCTGCCTCTGACTCttccaagcagtcctcaaatagACCTGCCCACAACATAAGCCATATTTTAGGTCATGATTGCAGTTCTGCTGTTTAA